A window of the Zeugodacus cucurbitae isolate PBARC_wt_2022May chromosome 4, idZeuCucr1.2, whole genome shotgun sequence genome harbors these coding sequences:
- the Map7d2_1 gene encoding inner centromere protein isoform X3, with product MASLVGEQQISSNNQEAEPVQKVDSREGSVERKVCKDRDEKLKLARERQNEERQRKIEELKAQAEAAQRYREQKEEERRRRIDEIRQRDTEKRHQVEERKRAITEAEKERREYILRKNQERESRLETKKGPRSTVAFAFGSSTPRLLEPDFGLVSPSTYLGHRRSTSISNVTGASLSRRSSERELNDSGAKKRATSAGGTDRHEDHRRKSSSMYEVFNWGYSNDEPPKRFSLSIVGSEINIDDPPAATGTATATAGNNLRTHTAHQQPQHHQHSSNNNNHSNTNTSGHRQNVAIDSTRTATTSSQSATAAAATFNYSNDSVDSHATQIVFRSVARRKTDLMPTIPSPRDGHYGSRSSLSHTPRTPGRAFSMSRLDQLAQPIRRNGEHIRAILERERREQMELLDETESLGGGRRRGSKPRHGSGSSSAGAGGGSGPMSRSMTHLASGRAKYTLSSSTGGSGGGVGVMSNSFRPLSGGQRDTTCKSLTQLNNSWSSATPRSNLGLQTAATRKYLQSSLASSPSAIGTKRSEQLLNHLTNPYRFDPNSLLIMNSSFSITTGSRSGNVTPGGNISTSRPGSAMSTSTNLSTSGYVARRSVPATRKQRPASIAGTGMSLEDLNKHKKDNRPPVKASTPSSTTTSAQNTPKRTSNLMSTSMIVSSSSRLSSAEKKTPAKRESATPKSSSTPKSLSKTSSSDRLNRASKDLMSKSLISPSPSQTLSRSEKDKSSTIERKKEDVPAPPVQSKEEKNSLNIAKSEAESTAEALAAPIELAPAAAETVNSDHVATTAESVEAVAPETTVNETATQQLVDAEPVELNQAGTAVLPPVQQQQTAVAQPQPQPQPRSQNGSKENSEVRELTPPTQNGENNDLMTASMIARSKITTEEEAKAALAERRRLAREEAERQAELERQRLEAERLAELKRQEEEAERQRAFEEEANRLAQEQRRAEEERLRQAIEEAKQKEEEERRKREDEEKQRVQREEAEKKAKEEAEKQRIEVAERLKREEKEREERRKRVEAIMSRTRKGASGGGSATTPNSTPVKESTTPKSAADNLQQQTQQEQSFTTTTTAVTNAVSSTDSSSTSGSTTTATTPNPPQNIAAVPTAVVSVVPTNEKVEPQNTQAMYEQAVIDKEAALINSFSNMLIDENAKNLHQHQQQQQQQHFQQPTQILE from the exons atggcGAGTCTTGTGGGCGAACAgcaaatttcatcaaataatCAAGAAG CTGAACCAGTTCAGAAAGTCGATAGCCGAGAAGGCAGTGTCGAACGCAAAg TGTGTAAAGACCGTGACGAGAAGCTAAAGTTGGCACGGGAGCGTCAAAATGAAGAAAGACAAAGGAAAATCGAAGAGCTAAAAGCGCAAGCGGAAGCGGCGCAACGATATCGCGAACAAAAAGAAGAGGAACGTCGCCGCCGCATAGATGAGATACGACAACGCGACACGGAGAAGCGACACCAAGTCGAAGAACGTAAACGCGCCATAACCGAGGCGGAAAAGGAGCGCCGCGAATATATATTGCGGAAGAATCAG GAACGCGAATCCCGCTTGGAAACAAAGAAAGGTCCCCGCAGTACAGTGGCCTTTGCTTTTGGCTCATCCACACCACGCCTACTGGAGCCCGATTTTGGACTGGTATCGCCAAGCACTTATCTGGGTCATCGACG ATCGACGTCGATCTCGAATGTTACTGGTGCTTCATTATCACGTCGTAGTTCTGAACGTGAACTGAACGACAGTGGTGCCAAGAAGCGAGCAACATCAGCCGGTGGCACGGATCGGCATGAAG ATCATCGTCGTAAGTCATCATCCATGTATGAAGTTTTCAATTGGGGATACTCGAACGATGAGCCACCCAAACGTTTTTCGCTATCCATTGTGGGCAGTGAAATCAATATTGATGATCCCCCAGCTGCCACAGGCACAGCTACAGCAACTGCAGGCAACAATTTACGCACTCACACTGCCCATCAACAGCCACAGCATCATcagcacagcagcaacaacaacaaccatagtaATACAAATACAAGTGGGCATAGACAAAATGTTGCAATAGACTCTAcacgaacagcaacaacaagcagtcAATCGGCTACCGCAGCAGCAGCGACATTTAATTACTCTA ACGATAGCGTCGATAGTCATGCAACACAAATCGTGTTTAGAAGTGTAGCCCGCAGAAAAACCGATTTGATGCCGACAATACCCAGCCCCAGGGACGGGCATTACGGTTCCAGATCGTCACTGAGCCACACGCCACGCACCCCAG GACGTGCCTTCTCCATGAGTCGTCTGGACCAATTGGCTCAACCGATTCGTCGCAATGGCGAGCACATACGCGCCATACTCGAACGTGAGCGTCGCGAACAGATGGAACTCTTGGACGAAACCGAGTCGCTGGGCGGTGGACGAAGGCGCGGCAGCAAACCACGACACGGCAGCGGTAGCAGTAGTGCCGGCGCCGGTGGTGGCAGCGGCCCTATGTCGCGCAGCATGACACATTTGGCCAGCGGACGCGCCAAATACACGCTCAGCAGCAGCACAggcggcagcggcggcggcgttgGCGTCATGTCGAACAGTTTTCGTCCACTGAGCGGTGGCCAACGTGATACCACTTGTAAGAGTTTAACACAGTTGAACAATTCGTGGTCGAGCGCTACACCGCGCTCGAATTTGGGCTTACAAACGGCTGCTACTAGAAAGTATCTGCAATCATCATTAGCTTCATCACCATCAGCGATTGGGACTAAACGCAGCGAGCAGCTACTAAATCATCTTACTAACCCCTACCGTTTCGATCCAAACTCATTATTGATCATGAATTCTAGTTTCTCAATAACaacag GTTCACGTTCTGGAAATGTCACCCCAGGCGGCAACATCAGCACTTCAAGACCGGGTAGTGCAATGTCCACATCCACAAATTTATCCACATCTGGTTACGTGGCTAGAAGATCCGTACCGGCTACACGTAAGCAACGGCCAGCCAGTATTGCCGGTACTGGCATGTCGCTGGAGG AcctaaataaacacaaaaaagatAATAGGCCGCCAGTGAAGGCTTCAACGCCTTCATCTACGACAACATCAGCACAAAATACCCCCAAACGAACATCAAATTTGATGTCAACCTCAATGATTGTGTCATCGTCTTCACGTTTGTCCAGCGCTGAGAAGAAAACCCCAGCTAAACGG GAGTCAGCGACACCCAAATCATCCTCCACACCCAAATCGCTTTCGAAGACGTCCAGTTCGGATCGCTTGAATAGAGCTAGCAAGGATTTAATGAGCAAATCGTTAATCTCACCTTCTCCGAGTCAGACACTTTCACGAAGTGAAAAAGACAAGTCGTCAACAATTGAACGCAAGAAAGAGGACGTTCCTGCTCCTCCGGTGCAAAGCAAAGAAGAAAAGAACTCTTTGAATATTGCGAAATCCGAGGCTGAGTCTACGGCCGAAGCACTTGCTGCACCGATTGAGCTAGCTCCAGCCGCAGCTGAAACAGTGAACTCAGATCATGTAGCAACTACAGCTGAAAGTGTAGAAGCTGTGGCGCCAGAGACAACTGTTAATGAAACAGCAACGCAGCAGTTGGTCGATGCTGAGCCTGTAGAGTTGAATCAAGCCGGCACCGCTGTCTTGCCGCCAgtacagcaacagcaaacagcAGTAGCACAGCCACAGCCCCAACCACAACCACGCTCGCAAAACGGCAGCAAAGAGAACTCGGAAGTGCGTGAGCTTACGCCCCCAACACAAAATGGTGAGAATAATGATTTGATGACCGCCTCAATGATCGCCAGAAGCAAGATCACAACCGAAGAGGAGGCGAAGGCCGCATTGGCTGAACGTCGTCGTTTGGCACGTGAGGAGGCTGAGCGACAGGCCGAATTGGAGCGTCAACGCCTCGAGGCCGAACGTCTTGCCGAACTGAAACGTCAAGAGGAGGAGGCCGAACGTCAACGCGCTTTCGAAGAGGAAGCCAATCGTTTAGCTCAGGAACAACGTCGTGCCGAGGAAGAGCGTTTGCGCCAAGCTATTGAA gagGCAaagcaaaaagaagaagaagagcgtCGCAAACGTGAAGATGAAGAGAAGCAACGCGTACAACGCGAGGAGGCCGAAAAGAAGGCCAAGGAGGAAGCGGAGAAACAACGCATTGAGGTTGCCGAACGTCTTAAACGAGAGGAAAAGGAGCGCGAAGAACGACGCAAACGCGTTGAGGCGATCATGTCGCGCACACGTAAAGGTGCCAGTGGTGGAGGTAGCGCGACAACACCCAACTCCACGCCAGTAAAG GAAAGCACAACGCCCAAATCGGCAGCTGACAATTTGCAACAGCAAACTCAACAGGAACAATCctttacaactacaacaactgcaGTGACTAATGCTGTCAGCAGCACTGATAGCAGCTCAACATCGGGCTCCACAACGACTGCGACCACACCAAATCCGCCACAAAACATTGCCGCCGTTCCCACAGCTGTGGTGAGCGTGGTGCCCACAAATGAGAAGGTGGAGCCGCAAAATACGCAGGCTATGTACGAGCAAGCTGTAATTGACAAGGAAGCTGCGCTTATAAACAGTTTCTCCAATATGCTGATAGATGAGAATGCGAAAAATCTccatcaacatcaacaacaacagcaacagcaacatttcCAGCAACCAACACAAATTCTCGAG TGA
- the Map7d2_1 gene encoding ensconsin isoform X5 yields the protein MASLVGEQQISSNNQEAEPVQKVDSREGSVERKVCKDRDEKLKLARERQNEERQRKIEELKAQAEAAQRYREQKEEERRRRIDEIRQRDTEKRHQVEERKRAITEAEKERREYILRKNQERESRLETKKGPRSTVAFAFGSSTPRLLEPDFGLVSPSTYLGHRRSTSISNVTGASLSRRSSERELNDSGAKKRATSAGGTDRHEDDSVDSHATQIVFRSVARRKTDLMPTIPSPRDGHYGSRSSLSHTPRTPGRAFSMSRLDQLAQPIRRNGEHIRAILERERREQMELLDETESLGGGRRRGSKPRHGSGSSSAGAGGGSGPMSRSMTHLASGRAKYTLSSSTGGSGGGVGVMSNSFRPLSGGQRDTTCSRSGNVTPGGNISTSRPGSAMSTSTNLSTSGYVARRSVPATRKQRPASIAGTGMSLEDLNKHKKDNRPPVKASTPSSTTTSAQNTPKRTSNLMSTSMIVSSSSRLSSAEKKTPAKRESATPKSSSTPKSLSKTSSSDRLNRASKDLMSKSLISPSPSQTLSRSEKDKSSTIERKKEDVPAPPVQSKEEKNSLNIAKSEAESTAEALAAPIELAPAAAETVNSDHVATTAESVEAVAPETTVNETATQQLVDAEPVELNQAGTAVLPPVQQQQTAVAQPQPQPQPRSQNGSKENSEVRELTPPTQNGENNDLMTASMIARSKITTEEEAKAALAERRRLAREEAERQAELERQRLEAERLAELKRQEEEAERQRAFEEEANRLAQEQRRAEEERLRQAIEEAKQKEEEERRKREDEEKQRVQREEAEKKAKEEAEKQRIEVAERLKREEKEREERRKRVEAIMSRTRKGASGGGSATTPNSTPVKESTTPKSAADNLQQQTQQEQSFTTTTTAVTNAVSSTDSSSTSGSTTTATTPNPPQNIAAVPTAVVSVVPTNEKVEPQNTQAMYEQAVIDKEAALINSFSNMLIDENAKNLHQHQQQQQQQHFQQPTQILEVSNGKLPINSDVLLQNTTTTATTINTTAVANGNGHHIENLNNKNDINNLQDAVTPANQLIDLSIESQDINNAVNFNNNNSLLNTTTTATLVTADSHDNKDISLL from the exons atggcGAGTCTTGTGGGCGAACAgcaaatttcatcaaataatCAAGAAG CTGAACCAGTTCAGAAAGTCGATAGCCGAGAAGGCAGTGTCGAACGCAAAg TGTGTAAAGACCGTGACGAGAAGCTAAAGTTGGCACGGGAGCGTCAAAATGAAGAAAGACAAAGGAAAATCGAAGAGCTAAAAGCGCAAGCGGAAGCGGCGCAACGATATCGCGAACAAAAAGAAGAGGAACGTCGCCGCCGCATAGATGAGATACGACAACGCGACACGGAGAAGCGACACCAAGTCGAAGAACGTAAACGCGCCATAACCGAGGCGGAAAAGGAGCGCCGCGAATATATATTGCGGAAGAATCAG GAACGCGAATCCCGCTTGGAAACAAAGAAAGGTCCCCGCAGTACAGTGGCCTTTGCTTTTGGCTCATCCACACCACGCCTACTGGAGCCCGATTTTGGACTGGTATCGCCAAGCACTTATCTGGGTCATCGACG ATCGACGTCGATCTCGAATGTTACTGGTGCTTCATTATCACGTCGTAGTTCTGAACGTGAACTGAACGACAGTGGTGCCAAGAAGCGAGCAACATCAGCCGGTGGCACGGATCGGCATGAAG ACGATAGCGTCGATAGTCATGCAACACAAATCGTGTTTAGAAGTGTAGCCCGCAGAAAAACCGATTTGATGCCGACAATACCCAGCCCCAGGGACGGGCATTACGGTTCCAGATCGTCACTGAGCCACACGCCACGCACCCCAG GACGTGCCTTCTCCATGAGTCGTCTGGACCAATTGGCTCAACCGATTCGTCGCAATGGCGAGCACATACGCGCCATACTCGAACGTGAGCGTCGCGAACAGATGGAACTCTTGGACGAAACCGAGTCGCTGGGCGGTGGACGAAGGCGCGGCAGCAAACCACGACACGGCAGCGGTAGCAGTAGTGCCGGCGCCGGTGGTGGCAGCGGCCCTATGTCGCGCAGCATGACACATTTGGCCAGCGGACGCGCCAAATACACGCTCAGCAGCAGCACAggcggcagcggcggcggcgttgGCGTCATGTCGAACAGTTTTCGTCCACTGAGCGGTGGCCAACGTGATACCACTT GTTCACGTTCTGGAAATGTCACCCCAGGCGGCAACATCAGCACTTCAAGACCGGGTAGTGCAATGTCCACATCCACAAATTTATCCACATCTGGTTACGTGGCTAGAAGATCCGTACCGGCTACACGTAAGCAACGGCCAGCCAGTATTGCCGGTACTGGCATGTCGCTGGAGG AcctaaataaacacaaaaaagatAATAGGCCGCCAGTGAAGGCTTCAACGCCTTCATCTACGACAACATCAGCACAAAATACCCCCAAACGAACATCAAATTTGATGTCAACCTCAATGATTGTGTCATCGTCTTCACGTTTGTCCAGCGCTGAGAAGAAAACCCCAGCTAAACGG GAGTCAGCGACACCCAAATCATCCTCCACACCCAAATCGCTTTCGAAGACGTCCAGTTCGGATCGCTTGAATAGAGCTAGCAAGGATTTAATGAGCAAATCGTTAATCTCACCTTCTCCGAGTCAGACACTTTCACGAAGTGAAAAAGACAAGTCGTCAACAATTGAACGCAAGAAAGAGGACGTTCCTGCTCCTCCGGTGCAAAGCAAAGAAGAAAAGAACTCTTTGAATATTGCGAAATCCGAGGCTGAGTCTACGGCCGAAGCACTTGCTGCACCGATTGAGCTAGCTCCAGCCGCAGCTGAAACAGTGAACTCAGATCATGTAGCAACTACAGCTGAAAGTGTAGAAGCTGTGGCGCCAGAGACAACTGTTAATGAAACAGCAACGCAGCAGTTGGTCGATGCTGAGCCTGTAGAGTTGAATCAAGCCGGCACCGCTGTCTTGCCGCCAgtacagcaacagcaaacagcAGTAGCACAGCCACAGCCCCAACCACAACCACGCTCGCAAAACGGCAGCAAAGAGAACTCGGAAGTGCGTGAGCTTACGCCCCCAACACAAAATGGTGAGAATAATGATTTGATGACCGCCTCAATGATCGCCAGAAGCAAGATCACAACCGAAGAGGAGGCGAAGGCCGCATTGGCTGAACGTCGTCGTTTGGCACGTGAGGAGGCTGAGCGACAGGCCGAATTGGAGCGTCAACGCCTCGAGGCCGAACGTCTTGCCGAACTGAAACGTCAAGAGGAGGAGGCCGAACGTCAACGCGCTTTCGAAGAGGAAGCCAATCGTTTAGCTCAGGAACAACGTCGTGCCGAGGAAGAGCGTTTGCGCCAAGCTATTGAA gagGCAaagcaaaaagaagaagaagagcgtCGCAAACGTGAAGATGAAGAGAAGCAACGCGTACAACGCGAGGAGGCCGAAAAGAAGGCCAAGGAGGAAGCGGAGAAACAACGCATTGAGGTTGCCGAACGTCTTAAACGAGAGGAAAAGGAGCGCGAAGAACGACGCAAACGCGTTGAGGCGATCATGTCGCGCACACGTAAAGGTGCCAGTGGTGGAGGTAGCGCGACAACACCCAACTCCACGCCAGTAAAG GAAAGCACAACGCCCAAATCGGCAGCTGACAATTTGCAACAGCAAACTCAACAGGAACAATCctttacaactacaacaactgcaGTGACTAATGCTGTCAGCAGCACTGATAGCAGCTCAACATCGGGCTCCACAACGACTGCGACCACACCAAATCCGCCACAAAACATTGCCGCCGTTCCCACAGCTGTGGTGAGCGTGGTGCCCACAAATGAGAAGGTGGAGCCGCAAAATACGCAGGCTATGTACGAGCAAGCTGTAATTGACAAGGAAGCTGCGCTTATAAACAGTTTCTCCAATATGCTGATAGATGAGAATGCGAAAAATCTccatcaacatcaacaacaacagcaacagcaacatttcCAGCAACCAACACAAATTCTCGAGGTGAGCAATGGAAAATTGCCAATTAACAGTGATGTGCTATTGCAAaataccacaacaacagcaacaacaataaatacgacTGCCGTTGCAAACGGCAACGGCCATCACATCGAAAATttgaacaacaaaaa TGATATCAATAACCTGCAGGATGCCGTAACACCAGCAAATCAGTTAATTGATTTAAGCATTGAGTCACAAGATATCAACAATGCAGTtaacttcaacaacaacaacagtttgttaaacacaacaacaaccgcaacacTAGTCACTGCAGATAGTCACGATAATAAAg ATATTTCACTGCTGTGA
- the Map7d2_1 gene encoding ensconsin isoform X6 produces the protein MASLVGEQQISSNNQEAEPVQKVDSREGSVERKVCKDRDEKLKLARERQNEERQRKIEELKAQAEAAQRYREQKEEERRRRIDEIRQRDTEKRHQVEERKRAITEAEKERREYILRKNQERESRLETKKGPRSTVAFAFGSSTPRLLEPDFGLVSPSTYLGHRRSTSISNVTGASLSRRSSERELNDSGAKKRATSAGGTDRHEDHRRKSSSMYEVFNWGYSNDEPPKRFSLSIVGSEINIDDPPAATGTATATAGNNLRTHTAHQQPQHHQHSSNNNNHSNTNTSGHRQNVAIDSTRTATTSSQSATAAAATFNYSNDSVDSHATQIVFRSVARRKTDLMPTIPSPRDGHYGSRSSLSHTPRTPGSRSGNVTPGGNISTSRPGSAMSTSTNLSTSGYVARRSVPATRKQRPASIAGTGMSLEDLNKHKKDNRPPVKASTPSSTTTSAQNTPKRTSNLMSTSMIVSSSSRLSSAEKKTPAKRESATPKSSSTPKSLSKTSSSDRLNRASKDLMSKSLISPSPSQTLSRSEKDKSSTIERKKEDVPAPPVQSKEEKNSLNIAKSEAESTAEALAAPIELAPAAAETVNSDHVATTAESVEAVAPETTVNETATQQLVDAEPVELNQAGTAVLPPVQQQQTAVAQPQPQPQPRSQNGSKENSEVRELTPPTQNGENNDLMTASMIARSKITTEEEAKAALAERRRLAREEAERQAELERQRLEAERLAELKRQEEEAERQRAFEEEANRLAQEQRRAEEERLRQAIEEAKQKEEEERRKREDEEKQRVQREEAEKKAKEEAEKQRIEVAERLKREEKEREERRKRVEAIMSRTRKGASGGGSATTPNSTPVKESTTPKSAADNLQQQTQQEQSFTTTTTAVTNAVSSTDSSSTSGSTTTATTPNPPQNIAAVPTAVVSVVPTNEKVEPQNTQAMYEQAVIDKEAALINSFSNMLIDENAKNLHQHQQQQQQQHFQQPTQILEVSNGKLPINSDVLLQNTTTTATTINTTAVANGNGHHIENLNNKNDINNLQDAVTPANQLIDLSIESQDINNAVNFNNNNSLLNTTTTATLVTADSHDNKDISLL, from the exons atggcGAGTCTTGTGGGCGAACAgcaaatttcatcaaataatCAAGAAG CTGAACCAGTTCAGAAAGTCGATAGCCGAGAAGGCAGTGTCGAACGCAAAg TGTGTAAAGACCGTGACGAGAAGCTAAAGTTGGCACGGGAGCGTCAAAATGAAGAAAGACAAAGGAAAATCGAAGAGCTAAAAGCGCAAGCGGAAGCGGCGCAACGATATCGCGAACAAAAAGAAGAGGAACGTCGCCGCCGCATAGATGAGATACGACAACGCGACACGGAGAAGCGACACCAAGTCGAAGAACGTAAACGCGCCATAACCGAGGCGGAAAAGGAGCGCCGCGAATATATATTGCGGAAGAATCAG GAACGCGAATCCCGCTTGGAAACAAAGAAAGGTCCCCGCAGTACAGTGGCCTTTGCTTTTGGCTCATCCACACCACGCCTACTGGAGCCCGATTTTGGACTGGTATCGCCAAGCACTTATCTGGGTCATCGACG ATCGACGTCGATCTCGAATGTTACTGGTGCTTCATTATCACGTCGTAGTTCTGAACGTGAACTGAACGACAGTGGTGCCAAGAAGCGAGCAACATCAGCCGGTGGCACGGATCGGCATGAAG ATCATCGTCGTAAGTCATCATCCATGTATGAAGTTTTCAATTGGGGATACTCGAACGATGAGCCACCCAAACGTTTTTCGCTATCCATTGTGGGCAGTGAAATCAATATTGATGATCCCCCAGCTGCCACAGGCACAGCTACAGCAACTGCAGGCAACAATTTACGCACTCACACTGCCCATCAACAGCCACAGCATCATcagcacagcagcaacaacaacaaccatagtaATACAAATACAAGTGGGCATAGACAAAATGTTGCAATAGACTCTAcacgaacagcaacaacaagcagtcAATCGGCTACCGCAGCAGCAGCGACATTTAATTACTCTA ACGATAGCGTCGATAGTCATGCAACACAAATCGTGTTTAGAAGTGTAGCCCGCAGAAAAACCGATTTGATGCCGACAATACCCAGCCCCAGGGACGGGCATTACGGTTCCAGATCGTCACTGAGCCACACGCCACGCACCCCAG GTTCACGTTCTGGAAATGTCACCCCAGGCGGCAACATCAGCACTTCAAGACCGGGTAGTGCAATGTCCACATCCACAAATTTATCCACATCTGGTTACGTGGCTAGAAGATCCGTACCGGCTACACGTAAGCAACGGCCAGCCAGTATTGCCGGTACTGGCATGTCGCTGGAGG AcctaaataaacacaaaaaagatAATAGGCCGCCAGTGAAGGCTTCAACGCCTTCATCTACGACAACATCAGCACAAAATACCCCCAAACGAACATCAAATTTGATGTCAACCTCAATGATTGTGTCATCGTCTTCACGTTTGTCCAGCGCTGAGAAGAAAACCCCAGCTAAACGG GAGTCAGCGACACCCAAATCATCCTCCACACCCAAATCGCTTTCGAAGACGTCCAGTTCGGATCGCTTGAATAGAGCTAGCAAGGATTTAATGAGCAAATCGTTAATCTCACCTTCTCCGAGTCAGACACTTTCACGAAGTGAAAAAGACAAGTCGTCAACAATTGAACGCAAGAAAGAGGACGTTCCTGCTCCTCCGGTGCAAAGCAAAGAAGAAAAGAACTCTTTGAATATTGCGAAATCCGAGGCTGAGTCTACGGCCGAAGCACTTGCTGCACCGATTGAGCTAGCTCCAGCCGCAGCTGAAACAGTGAACTCAGATCATGTAGCAACTACAGCTGAAAGTGTAGAAGCTGTGGCGCCAGAGACAACTGTTAATGAAACAGCAACGCAGCAGTTGGTCGATGCTGAGCCTGTAGAGTTGAATCAAGCCGGCACCGCTGTCTTGCCGCCAgtacagcaacagcaaacagcAGTAGCACAGCCACAGCCCCAACCACAACCACGCTCGCAAAACGGCAGCAAAGAGAACTCGGAAGTGCGTGAGCTTACGCCCCCAACACAAAATGGTGAGAATAATGATTTGATGACCGCCTCAATGATCGCCAGAAGCAAGATCACAACCGAAGAGGAGGCGAAGGCCGCATTGGCTGAACGTCGTCGTTTGGCACGTGAGGAGGCTGAGCGACAGGCCGAATTGGAGCGTCAACGCCTCGAGGCCGAACGTCTTGCCGAACTGAAACGTCAAGAGGAGGAGGCCGAACGTCAACGCGCTTTCGAAGAGGAAGCCAATCGTTTAGCTCAGGAACAACGTCGTGCCGAGGAAGAGCGTTTGCGCCAAGCTATTGAA gagGCAaagcaaaaagaagaagaagagcgtCGCAAACGTGAAGATGAAGAGAAGCAACGCGTACAACGCGAGGAGGCCGAAAAGAAGGCCAAGGAGGAAGCGGAGAAACAACGCATTGAGGTTGCCGAACGTCTTAAACGAGAGGAAAAGGAGCGCGAAGAACGACGCAAACGCGTTGAGGCGATCATGTCGCGCACACGTAAAGGTGCCAGTGGTGGAGGTAGCGCGACAACACCCAACTCCACGCCAGTAAAG GAAAGCACAACGCCCAAATCGGCAGCTGACAATTTGCAACAGCAAACTCAACAGGAACAATCctttacaactacaacaactgcaGTGACTAATGCTGTCAGCAGCACTGATAGCAGCTCAACATCGGGCTCCACAACGACTGCGACCACACCAAATCCGCCACAAAACATTGCCGCCGTTCCCACAGCTGTGGTGAGCGTGGTGCCCACAAATGAGAAGGTGGAGCCGCAAAATACGCAGGCTATGTACGAGCAAGCTGTAATTGACAAGGAAGCTGCGCTTATAAACAGTTTCTCCAATATGCTGATAGATGAGAATGCGAAAAATCTccatcaacatcaacaacaacagcaacagcaacatttcCAGCAACCAACACAAATTCTCGAGGTGAGCAATGGAAAATTGCCAATTAACAGTGATGTGCTATTGCAAaataccacaacaacagcaacaacaataaatacgacTGCCGTTGCAAACGGCAACGGCCATCACATCGAAAATttgaacaacaaaaa TGATATCAATAACCTGCAGGATGCCGTAACACCAGCAAATCAGTTAATTGATTTAAGCATTGAGTCACAAGATATCAACAATGCAGTtaacttcaacaacaacaacagtttgttaaacacaacaacaaccgcaacacTAGTCACTGCAGATAGTCACGATAATAAAg ATATTTCACTGCTGTGA